The proteins below are encoded in one region of Myxococcales bacterium:
- a CDS encoding radical SAM protein: MDLTTLARGISARSGLKPAPISVGFEITHLCNLDCQYCDRHTPRPREMTKPQIFRALDELHQLGMRHVSLDGGEPLTHRCIDEVTAFLVQRRVRVYMNSNGILVPKKMATIRLLSKLKISLDGPRECHDAMRGDGAFDKALEGALAARDAGVRVELTCVVGSHNVGHVGELVSLAEELEFPVVFQPARNSLFLESARDGSAWASDTNALRRAFRQLEARKLAGTAAVANGWASLRHFRAFPEDASLPCAAGIINATLDPEGNLFHCGQVLRRSTAPNVVELGARAAFEQLKRGGCGQCWCARVVEENYAWGGRVGHMLPPLGVDVGEDPARPEPRRLKVVA; the protein is encoded by the coding sequence ATGGACTTGACCACTCTCGCGCGGGGGATTTCTGCGCGCTCTGGGCTCAAACCCGCCCCGATTTCCGTCGGCTTCGAGATCACCCATCTGTGCAACCTCGACTGCCAGTACTGCGATCGACACACGCCGCGGCCGCGGGAAATGACCAAGCCACAGATCTTTCGCGCGCTCGACGAGCTTCACCAGCTGGGTATGCGCCACGTCTCACTCGACGGCGGTGAGCCGCTCACCCACCGCTGCATCGACGAGGTCACGGCGTTCCTCGTACAGCGGCGTGTGCGCGTCTACATGAACAGCAACGGCATCCTGGTGCCGAAAAAAATGGCTACCATCCGCCTGCTGTCGAAGCTGAAGATCAGCCTGGACGGTCCGCGCGAGTGTCACGACGCCATGCGGGGCGACGGTGCGTTCGACAAGGCCCTGGAGGGTGCGCTCGCGGCGCGTGACGCCGGCGTCCGGGTCGAGCTGACCTGTGTCGTTGGTAGCCACAACGTCGGTCATGTCGGCGAGCTGGTCTCGCTGGCCGAAGAGCTGGAGTTTCCGGTGGTCTTTCAGCCGGCGCGCAACAGTCTGTTCCTGGAGAGTGCTCGGGATGGGAGCGCCTGGGCGTCGGACACCAACGCGCTCCGGCGCGCCTTTCGTCAGCTGGAAGCGCGCAAGCTCGCGGGCACCGCAGCCGTCGCCAATGGCTGGGCGAGCCTGCGCCATTTTCGGGCCTTCCCCGAGGACGCGAGCCTGCCCTGCGCCGCCGGCATCATCAACGCGACGCTCGACCCTGAGGGCAACCTGTTTCACTGCGGGCAAGTGCTGCGCCGAAGCACCGCGCCGAACGTGGTCGAGCTCGGTGCGCGGGCGGCGTTCGAGCAGTTGAAGCGTGGTGGCTGCGGGCAGTGCTGGTGCGCCCGCGTGGTCGAGGAGAACTACGCCTGGGGAGGGCGGGTCGGACACATGCTGCCGCCCCTCGGGGTCGATGTCGGCGAAGACCCCGCTCGTCCCGAACCTCGTCGCCTGAAGGTGGTGGCGTGA
- a CDS encoding SUMF1/EgtB/PvdO family nonheme iron enzyme, translating to MSRWGIDALALLVAATGCASIAGLDLDGLHARDDAGTTGGGAGSGASSGTGAFGGGGASGGSGASGGASGGGGGTSGNGGNGGTSGNGGSGGGGGSGGSCTPNALQCNGDQPQKCNGSGVWQDDGLACTGDGNCSAGVCVATSCKSSGVGVTDCGPGESCCTSLPVQGGTFKRSYDNVTFVDGTHPAKVSDFRLDKYEVSVGRFRKFVEASVAGWAPADGSGKHIHVNDGKGLLVAPTTNAWEYGWRAAWSNKLAKSTTDWNTNLSQSTAYQTWTTSAGPHEKRPINYVTWYEAYAFCIWDGGFLPSEAEWNYAAAGGTEQRVYPWGKTVPGPDTNLAIYGCYLNGPACSGVTEIATVGSLPTIVGKYGQLDLAGNVTEWNLDTFPTPFQATSGYATPCTDCAELSTPGRCMTRGGYFQPTSTTEITNSLRVGYAPTDRKFGVGFRCARTP from the coding sequence TTGAGTCGCTGGGGAATCGACGCTCTCGCGCTCCTCGTCGCCGCCACGGGGTGCGCGTCCATCGCAGGTCTCGACCTGGATGGCTTGCACGCGCGAGATGACGCGGGGACGACGGGCGGAGGTGCCGGGTCGGGCGCGAGCAGTGGGACCGGCGCATTCGGCGGCGGAGGAGCGAGCGGCGGCAGCGGGGCCTCGGGCGGCGCCTCCGGCGGCGGCGGCGGCACCAGTGGCAACGGTGGCAACGGTGGCACGAGTGGCAACGGCGGCAGCGGCGGCGGTGGGGGCAGCGGCGGGAGCTGCACGCCCAATGCATTGCAGTGCAACGGCGACCAGCCGCAGAAATGCAATGGCAGTGGCGTGTGGCAGGACGACGGTCTGGCGTGCACCGGTGACGGCAATTGCTCCGCCGGCGTTTGCGTCGCGACCAGCTGCAAATCGAGCGGTGTTGGCGTCACCGATTGCGGCCCCGGTGAGAGCTGTTGCACGAGCCTGCCGGTGCAAGGCGGGACGTTCAAGCGAAGCTACGACAACGTCACGTTCGTGGACGGTACGCATCCAGCGAAGGTCAGCGACTTCCGTCTCGACAAATACGAGGTCAGCGTGGGTCGCTTCCGGAAGTTTGTCGAGGCGTCGGTCGCAGGCTGGGCTCCTGCCGACGGGTCCGGCAAGCACATCCACGTGAACGACGGCAAGGGCTTGCTGGTCGCGCCCACGACCAACGCCTGGGAATACGGCTGGCGCGCGGCGTGGTCGAACAAACTGGCCAAGTCCACGACCGACTGGAACACGAACCTCAGTCAGAGTACGGCGTACCAGACGTGGACGACGAGCGCAGGGCCCCACGAGAAGCGGCCCATCAATTACGTGACCTGGTACGAGGCCTATGCGTTCTGCATCTGGGACGGCGGGTTTCTCCCGAGTGAGGCGGAGTGGAACTACGCCGCGGCCGGCGGCACCGAACAGCGCGTGTACCCGTGGGGCAAGACGGTGCCCGGTCCGGACACGAACCTGGCCATCTACGGTTGCTACCTCAACGGTCCTGCCTGTTCCGGCGTGACGGAAATCGCGACGGTCGGCTCCCTCCCCACGATCGTCGGCAAGTACGGTCAGCTCGACCTTGCCGGAAATGTGACCGAATGGAACCTGGACACGTTCCCAACCCCCTTCCAGGCGACCTCGGGCTACGCCACGCCGTGCACTGACTGCGCCGAGCTCTCCACCCCAGGGCGGTGCATGACCCGGGGCGGCTACTTCCAGCCGACGTCGACGACGGAAATCACCAACTCGCTTCGCGTCGGATACGCTCCGACGGATCGCAAGTTCGGCGTCGGATTTCGCTGTGCGAGGACGCCATGA
- a CDS encoding SUMF1/EgtB/PvdO family nonheme iron enzyme, giving the protein MTASHAWPWLVLAIATTGCASLAGLDLDGLHERAADGGVTGGSGGAGGGQGGTIGTGAAGGSGGSVPTGGAAGSAGQGGIAGSGGTAGSGGGGGCTPDEKRCNVNAPEQCDAQGTWKKLPQACASPTPTCLAGACVTKPSCAGTGAGIDDCGSGGGSCCDSPKLPAGTFKRSYDGGNFTNATYTASVSEVRLDRYEVSVARFRKFAEAWLGGWRPDDGAGKHDHLNGGSGLKDGAAGGAYEVGWEKASWDAKLPTTIQAWDAALACDAKHSWASAPGSTDRSAINCVTWYDASAFCIWDGGFLPSEAEWNYAAAGGSEQRVYPFSSPASSSTIDCSYANFAGCIPTTGIAGVDALSPKGDGKWTHANLAGNVREWTQDWYSETYPLPCTNCGHLSPMTERAARGSDFLNNTFTAQSSVRLHGVPEKREGGYGIRCARVP; this is encoded by the coding sequence ATGACGGCCTCTCACGCGTGGCCCTGGCTCGTCCTGGCCATCGCAACGACCGGTTGCGCGTCGCTTGCCGGCCTCGACCTGGACGGCTTGCACGAGCGAGCCGCCGACGGCGGCGTGACGGGGGGCAGCGGCGGCGCGGGCGGCGGCCAGGGTGGGACCATCGGTACCGGAGCGGCCGGCGGAAGCGGAGGCAGCGTGCCCACGGGGGGCGCGGCGGGAAGCGCCGGGCAGGGCGGCATCGCGGGCAGCGGAGGCACGGCGGGCAGCGGCGGCGGCGGCGGGTGTACCCCGGACGAGAAGCGCTGCAACGTGAACGCACCCGAGCAGTGCGACGCGCAGGGCACGTGGAAGAAGTTGCCGCAAGCTTGCGCTTCGCCGACGCCCACTTGCCTTGCCGGGGCTTGCGTCACGAAGCCGAGCTGTGCGGGGACGGGCGCGGGGATCGATGACTGCGGCTCGGGCGGGGGTAGCTGCTGTGACAGCCCGAAGCTGCCGGCCGGAACTTTCAAGCGCAGCTACGACGGCGGCAACTTCACCAACGCCACGTATACGGCCAGCGTGAGCGAGGTCCGCCTCGATCGGTACGAGGTCAGCGTGGCGCGTTTCCGGAAGTTCGCCGAAGCGTGGCTAGGCGGCTGGCGCCCCGATGACGGCGCCGGCAAGCACGACCACCTCAACGGCGGGAGCGGGCTGAAGGACGGCGCTGCGGGGGGCGCCTACGAGGTCGGCTGGGAAAAGGCGAGCTGGGACGCCAAGCTTCCGACGACGATTCAGGCCTGGGACGCGGCGCTCGCCTGCGACGCAAAACACAGTTGGGCCTCGGCGCCGGGGTCGACCGACCGGAGCGCGATCAATTGCGTGACCTGGTACGACGCGTCTGCATTCTGCATCTGGGACGGCGGCTTTCTGCCGAGCGAAGCCGAGTGGAACTACGCCGCCGCCGGCGGCAGTGAGCAGCGCGTGTACCCGTTCTCGAGCCCGGCGTCATCGAGCACGATCGACTGCAGCTACGCCAACTTCGCCGGGTGCATCCCGACGACGGGCATCGCCGGGGTGGACGCGCTGTCGCCGAAGGGTGACGGCAAGTGGACACACGCCAACCTGGCCGGGAACGTCCGCGAGTGGACGCAGGATTGGTACTCCGAGACCTATCCTCTGCCGTGTACCAACTGCGGGCACCTGTCTCCGATGACGGAGCGCGCGGCTCGCGGCAGCGACTTCCTGAACAACACCTTCACCGCCCAGAGCTCGGTTCGCTTGCATGGGGTGCCAGAGAAGCGCGAGGGCGGCTACGGGATTCGTTGCGCGAGGGTACCGTGA
- a CDS encoding protein kinase has protein sequence MSEAENTSAGVREGDVLAGKYRVERVLGVGGMGVVVAAHHIQLDEKVALKFLLPAALTNQQAVVRFEREARAAVKIKSEHVARVTDVGQLENGAPYMVMEFLDGGDLAGWLEQRGALSVEQACEFVLQACEAIAEAHAIGIVHRDLKPANLFCILRRDGLLSVKVLDFGISKLTVPSGSGADLGFTTTQAVMGSPYYMSPEQMTSAKDVDARTDIWSLGVVLFELVTGRVPFKGDALPELVLKIAGHEPPSLRDLRPDTPLGFEAVVRRCLTKDRRDRYQNVAELALALAPFAPKRASVSVERVSRVISTAGIASTVLVLPPSTDEGSPPATPASTVDPTAIPLGEATGRVSRRSRLPYVALGALAVLGAGGWAVFARHDAAPTTDASAAATGGASAEPTVASSVVPPRPAEEPAVSSIEPAAAAPSAEPRTVPVAKGAAPPRPAPIERTAASVKPPPSAAPVPSAAPVTKPPSAPVTGAGGSDSLGGRM, from the coding sequence GTGAGCGAAGCGGAGAACACCTCGGCGGGCGTGCGCGAAGGCGACGTGCTCGCGGGGAAGTATCGAGTCGAGCGTGTGCTCGGAGTCGGTGGCATGGGAGTGGTGGTCGCCGCGCACCACATTCAGCTCGACGAGAAGGTCGCGCTCAAGTTCTTGCTACCCGCGGCGCTGACCAACCAACAGGCCGTGGTGCGCTTCGAGCGCGAGGCGCGGGCCGCGGTCAAGATCAAGAGCGAGCACGTCGCGCGCGTGACCGACGTGGGTCAGCTCGAGAACGGCGCGCCCTACATGGTCATGGAGTTCCTCGACGGGGGTGACCTGGCCGGTTGGCTCGAGCAACGCGGCGCGCTCTCCGTCGAGCAGGCCTGCGAGTTCGTGCTGCAAGCGTGCGAGGCCATCGCCGAGGCCCACGCCATCGGCATCGTGCATCGCGATCTGAAACCGGCCAACCTGTTCTGCATCCTCAGACGGGACGGCTTGCTCTCGGTGAAGGTGCTCGACTTCGGGATTTCCAAGCTGACGGTCCCGAGTGGCTCCGGCGCCGACCTCGGGTTCACCACGACACAAGCCGTGATGGGGTCGCCCTACTACATGTCGCCCGAGCAGATGACGTCGGCGAAGGACGTCGATGCCCGCACCGACATCTGGTCATTGGGTGTGGTCCTGTTCGAGCTCGTCACTGGGCGTGTCCCGTTCAAGGGGGATGCGCTCCCCGAGCTCGTGCTGAAGATCGCAGGGCACGAGCCTCCGTCGCTCCGCGACCTTCGTCCGGACACCCCTCTTGGGTTCGAGGCCGTCGTGCGCCGCTGCCTCACCAAGGATCGTCGAGACCGCTACCAGAACGTCGCTGAGCTCGCGCTCGCGCTCGCGCCGTTCGCGCCCAAACGAGCCAGCGTTTCTGTCGAGCGAGTGTCCCGCGTGATCTCCACCGCGGGCATCGCCTCCACCGTGCTGGTGCTGCCGCCCTCAACCGACGAGGGATCGCCGCCGGCGACTCCGGCCAGCACCGTCGATCCGACGGCGATTCCGCTGGGGGAGGCGACAGGACGCGTTTCGAGGCGGTCGCGGCTCCCGTACGTCGCACTCGGCGCTCTGGCTGTGCTCGGCGCTGGCGGGTGGGCGGTCTTCGCGCGGCACGACGCGGCGCCGACGACGGACGCGAGCGCGGCGGCGACCGGTGGAGCGAGCGCGGAACCCACTGTCGCGTCGTCCGTGGTGCCGCCGCGGCCGGCGGAAGAGCCAGCCGTGAGCTCGATCGAACCGGCCGCGGCCGCGCCGAGCGCAGAGCCTCGGACGGTGCCGGTCGCGAAGGGCGCCGCGCCGCCCAGACCAGCGCCCATCGAGAGGACAGCTGCCTCCGTCAAGCCGCCACCGAGCGCAGCGCCAGTACCGAGCGCAGCACCAGTCACGAAGCCACCTTCCGCACCTGTGACGGGTGCTGGTGGCTCGGATAGTCTCGGCGGTCGAATGTGA
- the lon gene encoding endopeptidase La, which yields MKTLRSGALLPNSSLPVLPLRSGALFPGTTFSFNVGRPRSLALALSLHAGDLVLVVSQRQGQMRDPAFTDLHPHGTVAKVIGVERQNDRAYQLTLEGLDRFELSDLETTEPFWKGHAKLVEESREDEPEARLLAEALAKQVEQMVKESGGALDKLPSIDGSPGLFADRVAAGLFPDADDAVELLATSDVVTRLERVIQLLARAKTLNELKLKIDRDVREQFGKKQREVVLREQISAIRRELGDEDGESDSERLRKRIAEAELPEEVAKVAERELRRLDAQGGQGPEANVIRNYLEWLADLPWNRRAEASLDLSGISAKLEADHAGLDDVKKRILEHMAVHKLSGNPRGTILCLVGPPGVGKTSLGQSIADATGRPFVRIALGGVRDEAEIRGHRRTYIGALPGRIAHALRKAGQKNPVILLDEIDKLFSGWGGSPEAALLEVLDPEQNKAFTDHYLEVPFDLSEVLFVCTANTLETISAPLRDRLEIVELSGYTEPEKLGIARRHLLPKRLREVGLAEGVLELTDAALGAVVRDFTREAGVRQLDRELTRLLRSVALDVARAEDSAPVAVRVGADDVERYLGRPRFSSDVAERTSVPGVATGLAWTPVGGDILFIETSRMPGKGRLETTGKLGDVMKESARAALSYLRSHAAELELDLEGLDESDLHLHVPQGAVPKDGPSAGITIFTALASLLSGRTVRADTAMTGEVTLRGRVLPVGGIKAKVLAAHRAGIRRVILPEKNRRDFEDVPEAVRADLELVLVSDMREVLALALEDTPHVPALDASPHAPPALLAS from the coding sequence TTGAAAACCCTGCGATCCGGAGCCTTGCTCCCAAATTCCTCGCTGCCCGTCCTGCCCCTGCGCTCCGGGGCGCTGTTTCCCGGCACCACCTTCAGCTTCAACGTCGGGCGGCCGCGTTCGCTGGCGCTGGCATTGTCCCTCCACGCCGGAGATCTGGTGCTGGTGGTCAGTCAGCGCCAGGGGCAGATGCGTGATCCCGCGTTCACCGACCTGCATCCCCACGGAACCGTTGCAAAGGTCATCGGCGTCGAGCGCCAGAACGACCGCGCCTACCAGCTCACCCTCGAGGGTCTCGACCGCTTCGAGCTCAGCGATCTGGAGACGACCGAGCCGTTCTGGAAGGGACACGCGAAGCTCGTCGAAGAGTCGCGAGAAGACGAGCCCGAAGCGCGCTTGCTCGCCGAGGCGCTCGCGAAACAAGTCGAACAGATGGTCAAGGAGTCCGGTGGGGCGCTGGACAAACTCCCGAGCATCGATGGCAGCCCGGGTCTGTTTGCGGACCGGGTCGCTGCGGGGCTGTTTCCGGACGCCGATGACGCCGTCGAGCTCCTGGCGACCTCGGATGTGGTCACGCGACTCGAGCGGGTGATTCAACTCTTGGCCCGCGCCAAGACTCTCAACGAGCTCAAACTCAAGATCGATCGGGACGTGCGCGAGCAGTTCGGGAAGAAACAGCGCGAGGTCGTGCTGCGCGAGCAGATCTCGGCAATCCGGCGTGAGCTGGGTGACGAGGACGGTGAGAGTGACAGCGAGCGCCTGCGCAAGCGCATCGCCGAGGCCGAGCTGCCGGAAGAGGTGGCGAAGGTCGCGGAGCGGGAGCTGCGCCGCCTCGACGCCCAAGGGGGTCAAGGGCCCGAGGCCAACGTGATCCGCAACTACCTGGAGTGGCTGGCGGACTTGCCGTGGAATCGCCGCGCCGAGGCCAGCCTCGATCTGAGCGGGATCTCGGCCAAGCTCGAGGCCGACCACGCAGGGCTCGATGACGTGAAGAAACGCATCCTCGAACACATGGCGGTGCACAAACTCTCGGGTAACCCCCGCGGCACCATCCTGTGCCTGGTTGGGCCGCCCGGCGTCGGCAAGACGTCGCTCGGTCAGAGCATCGCCGACGCGACCGGTCGCCCCTTCGTTCGCATTGCGCTCGGTGGCGTGCGGGACGAGGCCGAGATCCGAGGACACCGGCGTACGTACATCGGTGCGCTGCCGGGTCGCATTGCCCATGCCCTGCGCAAGGCAGGCCAGAAGAATCCAGTGATCTTGCTCGACGAGATCGACAAGCTCTTCTCCGGCTGGGGCGGCTCGCCAGAGGCGGCGCTGCTCGAGGTGCTCGATCCGGAACAGAACAAAGCCTTCACCGATCACTACCTCGAGGTGCCCTTCGATCTCTCCGAGGTGCTCTTCGTCTGCACGGCGAACACACTCGAGACGATCTCGGCGCCACTGCGCGACCGACTGGAGATCGTGGAGCTCAGCGGTTACACCGAACCCGAGAAGCTGGGCATTGCTCGCAGGCACCTGCTGCCCAAGCGGCTGCGCGAGGTCGGCCTGGCCGAGGGTGTGCTCGAGCTGACGGACGCGGCGCTCGGCGCGGTGGTGCGGGACTTCACCCGTGAGGCCGGCGTACGGCAGCTCGACCGGGAGCTCACCCGCTTGCTCCGCTCGGTCGCCCTGGACGTGGCCCGCGCGGAAGACTCGGCGCCGGTCGCGGTTCGGGTTGGGGCTGACGACGTCGAGCGCTACCTGGGGCGTCCCCGGTTTTCCAGCGATGTCGCCGAGCGTACCTCGGTGCCAGGTGTGGCCACGGGCCTCGCGTGGACGCCGGTGGGTGGCGACATCCTGTTCATCGAGACCTCGCGTATGCCCGGCAAGGGTCGGCTCGAGACGACCGGCAAGCTCGGCGACGTGATGAAGGAGTCGGCCCGCGCGGCGCTCTCTTACCTGCGCAGCCACGCGGCCGAGCTGGAGCTCGATCTGGAAGGCTTGGATGAGAGTGACTTGCACCTGCATGTACCGCAGGGCGCCGTGCCCAAGGACGGACCGAGCGCCGGCATCACCATCTTCACCGCGCTGGCCTCGCTCCTGTCGGGGCGCACGGTGCGGGCCGATACCGCGATGACCGGCGAAGTGACGCTGCGCGGTCGGGTGCTGCCCGTCGGTGGCATCAAGGCCAAGGTGCTCGCGGCGCATCGGGCCGGCATCCGCCGGGTGATCTTGCCCGAGAAGAACCGGCGCGACTTCGAGGACGTGCCCGAGGCGGTGCGTGCCGATCTGGAGCTGGTGTTGGTGAGTGACATGCGCGAGGTGCTCGCCCTAGCCCTCGAGGACACCCCGCATGTCCCGGCCCTGGATGCCTCTCCCCACGCTCCGCCGGCGCTGCTGGCGAGTTGA
- a CDS encoding TetR/AcrR family transcriptional regulator, producing the protein MRQKRDKISAKSRGADPERRAGILAAAERLFRHYGPLKTTIGEIAREAGIGVGSVYLEFGSKDDIVGELSGRRQHHVLSEMQRAGARGAFAERICRALEARVVALFELSRQGAHSCDLVLCSAAAVKSAHGRFRNDELAYVTELIEKGRQAGEFSVDDPARVAQLIQRAHTSLSPPWIFDLRRNDALALCQEMNELLVRGLLVRAENTTGRRRGA; encoded by the coding sequence ATGCGTCAAAAACGAGACAAGATTTCGGCGAAATCCCGCGGCGCTGACCCGGAGCGCCGTGCGGGCATCCTCGCGGCAGCGGAGCGGCTGTTTCGCCACTACGGTCCGCTGAAGACCACGATCGGCGAGATCGCGAGGGAGGCGGGCATTGGTGTCGGCAGCGTCTACCTCGAGTTTGGCTCCAAGGACGACATCGTGGGGGAGCTGTCCGGCAGGCGCCAACACCACGTGCTCTCCGAGATGCAGCGCGCCGGCGCGCGAGGCGCCTTTGCCGAGCGCATCTGCCGAGCGCTCGAAGCGCGGGTCGTCGCGCTGTTCGAGCTCTCGCGACAGGGCGCTCACTCCTGCGATCTGGTGCTGTGCAGCGCGGCTGCAGTCAAGAGCGCGCACGGTCGGTTCAGGAATGACGAGCTGGCGTACGTCACCGAGCTGATCGAAAAAGGCAGACAGGCGGGTGAGTTCTCCGTGGACGATCCGGCGCGGGTGGCGCAGCTCATTCAGCGCGCTCACACCAGCTTGAGTCCGCCGTGGATCTTCGACCTTCGCCGCAACGATGCACTCGCGCTGTGCCAGGAGATGAACGAGCTGCTCGTGCGTGGGCTGCTGGTGCGGGCGGAAAACACGACGGGTCGAAGACGCGGGGCCTGA
- a CDS encoding SGNH/GDSL hydrolase family protein, which produces MGVPAPHKRARHGVAPLLVAGLLAATALRCGSGSPPPANVGHPTADAGMPRAPEAKAMPPVTPPQAQPTCAALRVELPALIETKLDVPVPTIVDAAQALAPFRERVASLLRGRAKDHVRIAVFGDSNMTMDWITGEMRRTLQQKYGDAGHGYIALGRPWNWYRHMDVRSGHQRLDWTPFAVSTHPSHDAAYGFAGIAARSERRGAVTWVATADSSSPIGTRASRFDVYYLKKPNAGAFEIRVDGSSVAQVDTDGATREAGFAPFSLPDTAHKLEFVATTVKPVTLFGVTLERGDPSFVVDSLGVGAVSGPLLLRQNKDVMVAALRHRKYDLIALLLGSNQVWPVKYEAWMAELIARFREAQPDVPVLVMSPVDQVTSVKAVRSVPDIRLVAHQNEKIARDNHCAFWDFRGAMGGEASMVRFIASGLGQADGIHLTQHGASYMARRLLYALMRDTDQWLESHPAAACSTEPPQSPGQSPAAANQEAGAAAAETPPKRAYYRVAAIGDSLTAVRSRGGRYLEDQRKKCRKSRFDNYGVGGENVAQMRRRFQREVVGDPRAKRRPRYSHVIVFGGVNDLMNDVSGGRSTAKIIADLDAMYTMARRAGARVVGITVAPWGGLESHYNPRRAGAMREVNDWILAQAQAGKIDLALDSVQLLGCDDGEKLCESFELPWIRDGLHFNEAAHDKLGQALYDAKFSDCR; this is translated from the coding sequence ATGGGAGTCCCTGCTCCCCACAAACGCGCGCGCCACGGAGTTGCGCCACTGCTCGTCGCGGGTCTGCTCGCCGCGACCGCGCTGCGCTGCGGCTCCGGGAGCCCACCCCCCGCAAACGTGGGCCACCCCACCGCGGATGCCGGCATGCCACGGGCCCCCGAGGCCAAGGCGATGCCGCCCGTCACCCCGCCCCAAGCGCAGCCCACGTGCGCTGCGCTGCGGGTCGAGCTACCGGCGCTGATCGAAACGAAGCTCGACGTCCCGGTTCCGACAATCGTCGACGCGGCGCAGGCGTTGGCGCCGTTCCGCGAGCGCGTGGCCAGTCTGCTCCGCGGCCGCGCGAAGGATCACGTCCGCATCGCGGTGTTCGGCGACTCGAACATGACGATGGATTGGATCACCGGAGAGATGCGGCGCACGCTGCAGCAGAAGTACGGCGACGCTGGGCATGGATACATTGCGCTGGGGCGGCCCTGGAACTGGTACCGGCACATGGACGTCCGCAGCGGGCACCAACGGCTCGACTGGACACCCTTCGCCGTCTCCACCCATCCTTCGCATGACGCGGCCTACGGCTTCGCTGGGATCGCGGCGCGTAGCGAGCGGCGCGGCGCGGTCACCTGGGTCGCCACGGCGGACAGCTCGTCCCCGATCGGAACACGCGCCAGCCGCTTCGACGTCTACTACTTGAAAAAACCCAACGCCGGCGCGTTCGAGATCCGGGTGGACGGCAGCTCCGTCGCCCAGGTGGACACCGACGGCGCGACTCGCGAGGCCGGATTCGCGCCGTTTTCGCTGCCGGACACTGCCCACAAACTCGAGTTCGTCGCCACCACGGTCAAGCCGGTGACGCTGTTTGGCGTGACGCTGGAGCGGGGCGACCCGAGCTTCGTCGTGGACTCGTTGGGTGTCGGTGCGGTCAGCGGACCGCTGCTCTTGCGACAGAACAAGGACGTGATGGTCGCGGCCTTGCGTCACCGAAAGTACGATCTGATCGCGCTGCTGCTGGGCAGCAATCAGGTCTGGCCGGTGAAGTACGAAGCCTGGATGGCCGAGCTCATCGCGCGCTTCCGCGAAGCACAGCCCGACGTGCCAGTCTTGGTCATGAGCCCCGTCGATCAAGTGACGTCGGTCAAGGCAGTGCGCTCCGTCCCGGACATCCGCTTGGTGGCTCATCAGAACGAGAAGATCGCGCGCGACAACCACTGCGCCTTCTGGGATTTCCGCGGGGCCATGGGGGGCGAGGCCTCCATGGTGCGTTTCATCGCCTCGGGCCTGGGCCAGGCCGACGGAATCCACCTGACACAGCACGGCGCAAGTTACATGGCGCGGCGACTGCTCTACGCGCTGATGCGGGATACCGACCAGTGGCTCGAGAGCCATCCGGCGGCGGCGTGCTCGACGGAGCCTCCGCAGTCTCCGGGGCAGTCGCCCGCCGCCGCGAACCAAGAAGCCGGCGCGGCCGCAGCCGAAACACCGCCCAAACGCGCCTACTACCGGGTCGCGGCGATCGGCGATTCGCTGACTGCGGTGCGTTCGCGCGGCGGCAGGTACCTCGAAGATCAGCGCAAGAAGTGTCGCAAGAGCCGCTTCGACAACTACGGAGTGGGCGGCGAAAACGTCGCGCAGATGCGGCGGCGGTTTCAGCGTGAAGTGGTGGGCGATCCGCGCGCCAAGCGCCGGCCGAGGTACAGCCATGTGATCGTCTTTGGCGGCGTCAACGATCTGATGAACGACGTGAGCGGGGGTCGTTCGACCGCCAAGATCATCGCCGACCTCGACGCGATGTACACGATGGCGCGTCGGGCAGGGGCGCGGGTCGTGGGGATCACGGTCGCCCCCTGGGGCGGACTCGAGAGCCACTACAACCCGCGTCGGGCCGGAGCCATGCGCGAGGTCAACGACTGGATCCTCGCGCAGGCTCAGGCGGGCAAGATCGATCTGGCGCTCGACTCGGTGCAGTTGCTCGGCTGCGATGACGGCGAAAAGCTATGCGAGAGCTTCGAGTTGCCCTGGATCCGAGACGGTCTCCATTTCAACGAGGCCGCCCACGACAAACTCGGTCAGGCGCTGTACGACGCGAAGTTCTCTGACTGTCGCTGA